From a single Lentisphaera profundi genomic region:
- a CDS encoding sulfatase has translation MYKFLLLSSFLFSSLMASERPNILFAIADDMSHAACFGDTWVKTPHLDRLAKEGILFQNAFVSNPKCGPSRASTLGGRNFWEMQEAAIHWSQWPKNIIPYTDLLEVSGYHVGYTGKGWGPGRYNNVRKNNPAGQAWNKIKNVGPTKAISNIDYTANFKDFLKVKKADQPFCFWYGAKEPHRGYTKNSGAQSGLDPASVKVPAYYPDHADVRNDLLDYALEINWYDHHLGQIIQHLEEIGELDNTLIIAFSDNGAPFPRIKGQIYDDDIHLPMVARWGKVHKGGAVVKDFVSNIDLAPTFLEAAGIAIPKEMSGKSFLDIFHANKSGFIKPERNFVCVGRENHDLGREGDKGYPVRAIRTEKFLYIHNFAEDRWPSGNPETGYTNIDSSPTKSLILELHNQGKDKFYNFVMAKRAKEELYRIDQDSECIHNLASNPEYASIKNKLWNQLSKKLKATNDPRMGSNPDIFDEYEYVGKSRAKHSWEAYEKKTFKKQAY, from the coding sequence ATGTACAAGTTTTTATTGTTAAGCAGTTTTCTCTTTTCTTCACTCATGGCGAGCGAGCGTCCCAATATTTTATTCGCGATTGCGGATGATATGTCCCATGCTGCTTGCTTTGGTGATACTTGGGTGAAAACACCTCATCTCGATCGTCTCGCAAAAGAAGGAATCCTCTTTCAAAATGCTTTTGTGAGCAATCCTAAGTGTGGGCCCTCTCGAGCTTCAACTCTCGGCGGACGTAACTTTTGGGAAATGCAGGAGGCAGCGATTCACTGGAGTCAGTGGCCCAAGAACATAATTCCCTATACAGATCTTCTAGAAGTAAGTGGCTATCATGTGGGCTATACTGGCAAAGGCTGGGGGCCCGGACGCTATAATAATGTTCGCAAAAATAATCCTGCGGGTCAGGCTTGGAATAAAATTAAAAATGTCGGCCCTACAAAAGCTATCAGCAATATTGATTACACGGCCAATTTCAAAGATTTTCTCAAGGTTAAAAAAGCCGATCAGCCCTTTTGTTTCTGGTATGGTGCCAAAGAACCGCATCGCGGCTACACAAAAAATTCAGGTGCTCAATCTGGCTTGGATCCCGCTTCAGTTAAAGTCCCTGCTTATTACCCCGACCATGCTGATGTGCGCAATGATCTTCTTGACTACGCCTTAGAAATCAATTGGTACGACCATCACCTCGGACAAATCATCCAACACTTAGAAGAGATCGGTGAATTGGATAATACCCTCATTATCGCTTTTTCAGATAATGGCGCTCCTTTCCCGCGCATCAAAGGCCAAATCTACGATGATGATATTCACTTACCCATGGTAGCACGCTGGGGCAAAGTCCACAAAGGTGGCGCCGTGGTCAAAGACTTCGTCAGTAATATTGATCTAGCCCCCACTTTCCTCGAAGCCGCAGGAATTGCGATTCCCAAAGAAATGAGTGGCAAAAGTTTCCTCGATATTTTCCACGCTAATAAGAGTGGCTTCATTAAACCCGAAAGAAACTTTGTTTGCGTCGGTCGCGAAAATCATGACCTCGGACGCGAAGGTGACAAAGGCTATCCCGTTCGTGCTATCCGCACCGAGAAATTCCTTTATATTCACAACTTCGCCGAAGATCGCTGGCCCTCGGGAAATCCTGAAACTGGCTATACCAATATCGATAGCTCACCCACGAAAAGTCTCATTTTAGAACTTCATAATCAAGGCAAAGATAAATTTTATAACTTCGTCATGGCCAAACGCGCCAAAGAGGAACTCTATCGTATTGACCAAGATTCCGAGTGCATCCATAACCTCGCTTCAAACCCGGAGTATGCCTCAATCAAAAATAAACTATGGAATCAGCTAAGTAAGAAACTCAAGGCGACCAATGACCCGCGCATGGGCTCCAATCCCGATATTTTTGATGAATATGAATACGTGGGTAAAAGCCGAGCCAAGCATTCTTGGGAAGCCTACGAAAAAAAGACCTTCAAAAAACAGGCCTATT
- a CDS encoding S1C family serine protease — MKFIFTLFIFVLLSACTSLSENQDSHTSTVLNEPVLIIDDIKLRGEFEKKMTTLFKEGTPSTHEKLQQELSRKTCKLELPSAGILNLTPAEIYQHRVKSTVMVGVLYNCKSKTCKKIHSSIASGVIIHEDGIVVTNYHVVDSKQTNLKGMGVMTADGHAFLVDEVLAADKVNDIAILKLKAASDLTAVPISRDEPVGNSVTLITHPMGKFYTLTQGYVSRYHVGKDKRCIMNITADYAKGSSGGPVFNNRGDLIGLVSSTFSIAYTNVPLVTDGETKSLAMKSGNDKKQAMYNGRPVILGLNHQMTVKNTVPSRAILKLIEK; from the coding sequence GTGAAATTCATATTTACCCTCTTCATTTTCGTATTATTATCCGCATGTACAAGCCTTAGTGAAAACCAGGATTCGCATACAAGCACTGTACTTAATGAGCCGGTATTGATTATTGACGATATCAAATTGCGTGGTGAATTTGAAAAGAAAATGACTACGCTCTTCAAAGAGGGTACGCCTAGCACACATGAAAAACTTCAGCAAGAGCTTTCTCGAAAAACGTGTAAATTGGAACTGCCGTCGGCAGGGATATTAAATCTTACTCCAGCAGAAATTTATCAGCATCGTGTTAAAAGTACGGTGATGGTGGGAGTCCTCTACAATTGTAAAAGTAAGACATGCAAAAAGATCCACAGTAGTATTGCTTCTGGCGTTATTATTCATGAAGATGGTATCGTCGTCACCAATTATCATGTGGTAGATAGTAAACAAACTAATCTCAAAGGCATGGGTGTAATGACTGCTGATGGTCACGCTTTCCTTGTAGATGAGGTCTTAGCGGCAGACAAAGTAAATGATATTGCGATCCTTAAACTTAAAGCCGCATCGGATTTAACGGCAGTACCGATTTCCCGTGATGAGCCTGTGGGTAATTCTGTTACACTTATTACTCATCCTATGGGGAAGTTTTACACCCTGACTCAAGGCTATGTATCACGGTACCATGTGGGAAAGGATAAGCGTTGCATAATGAATATCACCGCGGATTATGCAAAAGGTTCCAGTGGAGGTCCTGTTTTCAATAATCGTGGTGATCTGATCGGTCTCGTTTCGAGTACCTTTTCAATTGCGTATACCAATGTACCGTTGGTCACTGATGGTGAAACTAAATCCTTGGCAATGAAGAGTGGAAATGATAAAAAGCAGGCAATGTATAATGGTCGCCCAGTAATACTGGGGCTAAACCATCAGATGACCGTAAAGAATACAGTACCCTCACGTGCAATTCTTAAGCTAATTGAGAAGTAA
- a CDS encoding tetratricopeptide repeat protein, translating into MLNILSYTRRGNSEVCDQFNLGLMFENGRGTKVDFAKANEWYRKASVQGDAWAIGNLGMLYIRGDGVKENKIAGLALLLQSVTLDSSPQNQAKTNISTTRGLSVDMIKGAQALSDEFSEAKNLLVPLDKYLQQSIKSPKK; encoded by the coding sequence TTGTTGAATATTCTCAGTTACACACGGCGTGGGAATAGTGAAGTATGTGATCAATTCAATTTGGGCTTAATGTTTGAAAATGGTCGTGGTACTAAAGTTGACTTTGCCAAAGCCAATGAATGGTATCGTAAAGCCTCCGTGCAAGGGGATGCTTGGGCTATCGGCAATCTAGGTATGCTCTATATCCGTGGTGATGGTGTGAAAGAAAATAAAATTGCTGGGCTCGCCTTACTTTTACAGTCCGTCACCCTCGATTCTTCACCTCAAAACCAAGCGAAAACAAATATAAGTACGACCCGCGGCCTCTCGGTCGATATGATCAAAGGAGCCCAAGCCCTCTCAGATGAATTTTCTGAAGCGAAAAATCTACTCGTACCACTCGATAAATATTTACAGCAATCAATCAAAAGCCCGAAGAAATAA
- a CDS encoding WG repeat-containing protein: MRWILIFICGLAYSQELPVLFKVKGYLTYGYKINDEWVLKPKSFELATKFFQEGYAIIKEEGSYKDYVFIDSKCDVLIRAREIFCVAPHKYICKVKKSDDDDDYSFFLYDAKRQNQLGEQYRAMEVMGPNHIAISTNDLNKGKDVVGRTTIITPNRRQTITHVDSDRKFLKYNAIIDFSGNRLFKEYGRISMHAFEKGIAKIFCDDGISYINEQNEFLTPFFKGFRYYMQLNRIFPCVQKGKWGLKYPSGKFALKPIYDKLEASGSNGEMILHKNGLKGIYDLNKGKLIVPAKYKYASIGSIDKGVTAEGRVDVYFDNGKIVRLPKGNMATATQGENMVYFSTDNDIQFMDDNGKVFLRFQKKKYTWTSIDLVKDGFIIDFKDSKNPKNNTKTFYSNKNKKLCSNYSKISDFINGRAVVTYKDKKGKPYYRIVKDTGGFLNKYTFEEVFCLSKLHKDNLLGLKYKGKYGVLNTLDGKWLVKPIMSGLMIDNSMTYYYDLIGFWYKNTYCLFNTDGKFIYKGPFVKTVEQSFENPSNFSGKKDEKFRIILTDEQGKFAILKNNGQIIVPFLKISKFNVVEYVRLGKEDTPSTAAEFRHYLGRPLIDKYGAVEQKDGTFLKTEKYPFKFKHGVSVFATHVTDNIGGKYMRKKGEWTSKDNKTLYIDFDSLFGVMKINGEILIEPKYKYIKYLKKDVFELRMDSKEQLINITTKKSLNLLDYESITCDEEDGVLRYNYMGHNSFINEDFEVEPGYNDVQNYSNKYQIDYKWYYNFNREERSFVINSDGKTILPYYPTTDCSIGVSMGTERSFPNVNNDDYRKEYSVLFKNEKYKGYHKYTEPEFTDHPMQLRRSVGDTTTNTSMPPTFLFKSL, from the coding sequence ATGCGGTGGATATTGATATTTATATGTGGATTGGCTTATTCACAGGAATTACCTGTTCTGTTTAAAGTTAAGGGGTATTTAACATATGGTTATAAAATCAACGATGAATGGGTTTTAAAACCAAAATCATTTGAATTAGCAACTAAATTCTTCCAAGAAGGATATGCGATTATTAAAGAGGAAGGTTCATATAAAGATTATGTTTTTATAGATAGTAAATGTGATGTGCTCATTAGAGCTCGAGAAATTTTTTGCGTAGCACCTCATAAATATATATGTAAAGTTAAAAAGAGTGATGATGACGATGACTATAGTTTTTTTCTTTATGATGCAAAAAGACAAAATCAACTAGGTGAACAATATCGTGCTATGGAAGTGATGGGACCAAATCATATAGCTATCTCTACAAATGATTTAAATAAAGGTAAAGATGTCGTTGGCCGTACTACCATAATTACTCCTAATAGACGACAGACAATTACTCATGTGGACAGTGATCGAAAATTCCTTAAATATAATGCCATTATTGATTTTTCAGGAAACCGACTCTTTAAAGAGTATGGAAGAATATCAATGCATGCATTTGAAAAGGGAATTGCAAAAATTTTTTGTGATGATGGAATAAGTTATATAAACGAACAAAACGAGTTTTTAACTCCATTTTTCAAGGGTTTTCGATATTATATGCAACTCAATAGAATTTTTCCTTGTGTTCAAAAAGGTAAATGGGGCCTTAAATATCCTTCGGGTAAATTCGCACTCAAGCCCATCTACGATAAACTAGAAGCATCGGGTAGTAATGGAGAAATGATACTTCATAAAAATGGGCTTAAAGGTATATATGATTTAAACAAAGGTAAGCTTATAGTACCTGCTAAGTACAAATACGCCAGTATTGGAAGTATTGATAAAGGTGTTACTGCTGAAGGTAGAGTAGATGTGTATTTTGATAACGGAAAGATCGTTAGATTACCTAAGGGGAATATGGCAACGGCAACGCAAGGGGAAAATATGGTCTATTTTTCCACTGATAATGATATACAATTTATGGATGATAATGGTAAAGTTTTTCTGCGTTTCCAAAAAAAGAAATATACTTGGACATCTATAGATTTAGTAAAAGATGGTTTTATTATTGACTTCAAAGATTCCAAAAATCCTAAAAATAATACTAAGACTTTTTATAGCAATAAAAATAAAAAATTATGCAGTAACTATAGCAAAATCAGCGATTTTATTAATGGACGCGCTGTTGTTACGTATAAGGATAAAAAAGGTAAGCCTTATTATAGGATAGTTAAAGATACTGGAGGGTTTTTAAATAAATATACCTTTGAAGAGGTTTTTTGTTTATCAAAATTACATAAAGATAACTTACTTGGGCTAAAATATAAAGGTAAATATGGCGTTCTAAATACCTTAGATGGAAAGTGGCTTGTGAAACCAATTATGTCTGGTCTTATGATTGACAACAGTATGACTTATTATTATGATTTAATTGGATTTTGGTACAAAAATACTTACTGTTTGTTTAATACAGATGGAAAATTCATCTATAAAGGACCCTTTGTAAAAACGGTTGAACAATCATTCGAAAATCCTTCAAATTTCTCCGGGAAAAAAGATGAAAAATTTCGAATTATTTTAACTGATGAGCAAGGGAAATTCGCAATTTTAAAAAACAATGGGCAAATTATTGTTCCATTTCTTAAAATTTCAAAATTTAATGTTGTTGAATATGTTAGGCTAGGTAAGGAAGATACACCTTCTACAGCAGCTGAATTTAGACATTACTTAGGGCGCCCATTAATTGATAAGTATGGCGCGGTTGAACAAAAAGATGGAACATTTTTAAAAACTGAGAAGTACCCGTTTAAATTTAAACACGGTGTATCAGTCTTTGCCACTCATGTAACTGATAATATAGGTGGTAAGTATATGAGAAAAAAGGGAGAATGGACATCTAAAGACAATAAAACTCTGTATATAGATTTTGATTCATTATTTGGGGTTATGAAGATTAATGGAGAGATTCTAATTGAACCCAAATATAAATACATAAAATACCTAAAAAAAGATGTCTTTGAATTGAGGATGGATTCAAAAGAGCAACTAATAAATATAACAACTAAAAAAAGCCTAAATTTGTTAGATTATGAATCAATAACATGCGATGAAGAAGATGGAGTTCTAAGATATAATTATATGGGCCATAATTCCTTTATTAATGAGGATTTTGAGGTGGAACCAGGGTATAATGATGTGCAAAATTATTCTAATAAGTATCAAATTGATTATAAGTGGTATTATAACTTCAATCGTGAAGAGAGGTCATTTGTCATTAATTCTGATGGAAAAACAATTCTTCCATATTATCCAACAACAGACTGCAGTATAGGTGTATCGATGGGCACGGAGAGATCTTTTCCAAATGTGAACAATGATGATTATAGAAAAGAATACTCTGTATTATTTAAAAATGAAAAATATAAAGGCTATCATAAGTATACAGAACCAGAATTCACAGATCATCCTATGCAATTACGACGCAGCGTCGGTGATACTACAACAAACACATCTATGCCTCCAACATTCCTTTTTAAAAGTCTCTAA
- a CDS encoding PDZ domain-containing protein — translation MFYIRLILLVVFSFNVHSSSLEGIWVGRWFKEQPIYYKIYSKQNDSGRQSLYGDYYTINDAGMKFIKIHSELPLEIRKSEAEMKYTLLEAIKNKKGVMVATAIFDKVYKCNLYKVSESDFSHFSLSNWDNLIKLCRKKYRISGDFKSTASKVKLGFDYQLINEPGNSAHSLVVTSVSKYSPADQGGMKRGDKLITFNKKNLSTESELKKIYVS, via the coding sequence ATGTTTTATATACGTTTAATTTTGCTTGTTGTTTTTTCTTTTAATGTACACAGTAGTTCACTTGAGGGCATTTGGGTTGGAAGATGGTTTAAAGAACAACCTATCTATTATAAGATTTATTCTAAACAAAATGACTCTGGGCGACAAAGTTTATATGGCGATTACTATACAATTAATGACGCAGGGATGAAATTTATTAAAATCCATTCTGAACTCCCCTTAGAAATAAGAAAAAGCGAAGCGGAAATGAAGTATACTTTATTAGAAGCAATTAAGAATAAAAAAGGGGTAATGGTAGCTACAGCAATATTTGACAAGGTATATAAATGTAATTTATACAAGGTTAGTGAAAGTGATTTTTCTCACTTCTCATTATCAAATTGGGATAACTTGATAAAGCTATGTCGAAAAAAATATCGTATATCTGGGGATTTCAAATCTACTGCGTCTAAAGTAAAGTTAGGCTTTGACTATCAGTTAATAAACGAACCAGGAAATAGTGCTCATTCATTAGTAGTGACGTCTGTCTCTAAATATAGCCCCGCAGATCAGGGAGGAATGAAAAGAGGCGATAAGCTCATTACATTTAATAAAAAAAATCTATCCACTGAATCAGAATTAAAAAAAATCTACGTTTCCTAA
- a CDS encoding protein kinase, with protein MSNNGSNRENKILLSRKRVGMMDVSIGELNTLDEAIALASFDHFLLKDRIAGEHQLYRGYDTESFSDIIIKIVLPHTQQNQEKIQNLQENFKLFSTLAHPYLASLKYLHRIETLNFNAQNEPIEYGDYCVLLDDFEGINLTQWLNTLNKKLDLTLALNLCDQLSQVLDYLHSRSVVYPQLSMDDIFMTSGGELKLLATKFLNKQTITSVSVGGSESVKELINVYRSIAYELLTGEKLSQALDLGEMQFDRKQRKLLKKLFKLHKTSNHTSCIDFYKELCTAYKKMIPVGQPCDNIPQIDLEPLADLPYKKLKQLYDKSLSVWALSELLIFMSLFLLLNLTRGEMNYNSIAFGGITLIINSLAIVFLFKRVPLGRYLGIIAYSLLFTSIFTAVLGALGVLTFLTASKAFGPHRYDHKEMKKELRYRKHHKLFT; from the coding sequence ATGTCGAACAATGGATCAAATCGCGAAAATAAAATATTATTGAGTCGTAAGAGGGTGGGAATGATGGATGTTAGTATAGGGGAACTTAATACACTTGATGAAGCTATTGCTTTAGCCAGTTTTGATCACTTTCTTTTGAAAGATCGGATTGCAGGTGAACATCAACTTTATAGAGGATATGATACAGAATCATTTTCTGATATTATTATAAAAATTGTCCTTCCTCATACTCAACAAAACCAAGAGAAAATTCAAAATCTACAAGAAAACTTTAAATTATTTTCCACTTTAGCTCATCCCTATTTGGCGTCCCTTAAATATTTACACCGTATAGAAACGCTGAATTTCAATGCTCAAAATGAACCCATTGAGTATGGCGATTATTGCGTATTATTGGATGATTTTGAAGGTATCAATCTCACGCAATGGTTGAATACCTTAAATAAAAAGTTGGATTTGACCTTAGCTTTGAATTTATGTGATCAACTTAGCCAAGTCTTAGATTATCTTCATTCACGTTCTGTCGTCTATCCCCAACTTAGCATGGATGACATCTTCATGACCAGTGGCGGGGAACTTAAGTTGCTAGCGACTAAATTTTTAAATAAACAGACGATTACTTCCGTATCAGTAGGTGGTTCTGAATCAGTTAAAGAACTGATTAATGTGTACAGAAGTATTGCGTATGAGTTATTGACGGGGGAAAAACTAAGTCAAGCATTAGACTTGGGAGAAATGCAATTTGATCGTAAACAGCGTAAGCTTTTAAAAAAATTATTTAAGCTCCATAAAACTTCAAATCATACCTCATGCATTGATTTTTATAAAGAGCTTTGCACCGCCTACAAAAAAATGATCCCGGTAGGACAGCCGTGTGACAATATCCCACAAATAGACTTAGAGCCTCTTGCCGATTTACCTTATAAGAAACTTAAACAACTTTATGATAAATCTTTGAGTGTATGGGCACTAAGTGAACTGCTTATTTTCATGAGTTTATTTTTACTCTTGAATCTAACTAGGGGTGAAATGAATTATAACTCAATCGCATTTGGAGGTATCACGCTCATTATTAATAGCTTAGCTATTGTGTTTTTATTTAAGCGTGTGCCGCTCGGTCGATATCTGGGAATAATCGCTTACAGTCTATTATTTACTTCAATATTCACCGCCGTTCTAGGTGCATTAGGAGTATTGACTTTTTTGACCGCTTCAAAAGCATTTGGTCCACATCGTTACGATCACAAAGAAATGAAAAAAGAATTACGTTATCGAAAACATCACAAACTGTTTACGTGA
- a CDS encoding serine/threonine protein kinase codes for MNSDDVDLSISDMPTMGDVNPRLEQDVSLGDLPTMGRPVSSPSFTDQDVSLGDLLTQGEETQQLLAVIDRYEIIQELGRGGFGAVYLAKDTVANSLVALKTLPSELNHSDDDMEAIRDNFNLVSNLTHPNIAQLKYLHRAKQVRSGQVHVQAGDYVLVMEYVEGITLKQWTKQFPQRQVPFSEALKVCKKLASALDFAHIKNVIHRDIKPGNIMMSLEGDVKLLDFGLASEVRASLSQLTTDKGSTSGTRPYMPPEQLLGKAQTSSADQYSLAVVFYELINGKVPFSSVFATGDSGLICQVVANNDVEDLNALNTAANRALKRALGKTREQRFGNCTDFLAALAGDHSFETKKVNESQLDELPPISKFELLKANPLVRLACIIFLGFFTWVGIRVYQQSQWGENSISENLMVELGLPKSLANNSEVAAAIAASQQSRIKNQLKNVASHINNYFYAGRGPVPKKMDEMLGDLSLFTTLNNPKPSWEEVLANKSDFVIHLKPGQTYESNADMDTIIISTKPGLIGGDKIFALYGQGWVEEVSHMKTAEDVEQWIKSRK; via the coding sequence ATGAATTCGGATGACGTAGATTTAAGCATAAGTGATATGCCTACTATGGGCGATGTTAACCCACGACTAGAGCAAGATGTGAGCTTAGGTGATCTGCCCACCATGGGGCGACCTGTTAGCTCTCCTTCCTTTACTGATCAAGATGTGAGCTTAGGTGATCTGCTCACACAAGGGGAGGAAACACAGCAGCTTTTGGCTGTTATTGATCGCTATGAAATCATTCAGGAATTAGGCAGGGGTGGTTTTGGCGCTGTTTATTTGGCGAAAGATACCGTTGCAAATTCATTAGTTGCACTCAAAACCTTACCGAGTGAATTGAATCACTCCGATGATGACATGGAGGCGATTCGCGACAATTTCAATTTAGTCTCAAATTTAACTCACCCCAATATTGCTCAGTTAAAATACCTCCACCGCGCTAAGCAGGTTCGTTCTGGTCAAGTACATGTTCAAGCGGGTGATTATGTATTGGTCATGGAGTATGTCGAAGGTATAACACTAAAACAATGGACAAAACAATTTCCACAGCGACAGGTTCCTTTTTCTGAAGCTTTGAAAGTATGTAAAAAGCTCGCCTCCGCTTTAGATTTTGCGCATATCAAGAATGTCATTCACCGAGATATCAAACCGGGGAATATTATGATGAGTTTAGAAGGCGACGTCAAATTACTTGATTTTGGTTTAGCCAGCGAAGTCCGAGCAAGTTTAAGCCAATTGACTACTGATAAAGGTTCCACCTCTGGCACACGTCCTTATATGCCTCCAGAGCAATTATTAGGTAAGGCACAAACTAGTAGCGCCGACCAATATTCCTTAGCCGTTGTATTTTACGAGTTAATTAACGGAAAGGTCCCATTCAGCAGTGTGTTTGCAACGGGTGATAGTGGACTCATTTGTCAGGTAGTCGCCAATAATGACGTTGAAGATTTAAATGCTTTAAATACCGCAGCGAATCGAGCTCTGAAACGCGCATTAGGAAAAACCCGTGAGCAGCGATTTGGGAATTGCACAGATTTTTTAGCTGCTTTGGCAGGTGATCATTCATTTGAAACAAAAAAAGTTAATGAAAGTCAATTAGACGAACTACCGCCAATAAGTAAATTTGAGCTATTAAAAGCGAACCCATTAGTTCGACTAGCCTGCATTATTTTTCTTGGTTTTTTCACCTGGGTGGGTATTCGAGTTTATCAGCAATCGCAATGGGGTGAAAATAGCATTAGTGAAAACTTGATGGTCGAGCTAGGCTTACCAAAATCCTTAGCCAATAATAGTGAAGTTGCTGCGGCTATTGCAGCTAGTCAGCAAAGTCGTATAAAAAATCAACTAAAAAATGTCGCCTCTCATATTAATAATTATTTTTATGCTGGACGAGGACCCGTCCCCAAAAAGATGGATGAAATGCTGGGCGATTTATCTTTATTTACAACATTAAATAACCCTAAACCCAGTTGGGAAGAGGTACTAGCGAATAAGTCCGATTTTGTCATCCACTTAAAACCCGGACAGACTTATGAATCTAATGCTGACATGGACACCATCATCATTAGTACAAAACCTGGTTTGATTGGAGGAGATAAAATTTTTGCCTTATATGGCCAAGGTTGGGTAGAAGAAGTATCCCATATGAAAACGGCGGAAGATGTCGAACAATGGATCAAATCGCGAAAATAA
- a CDS encoding tetratricopeptide repeat protein yields MKLFKPQIFTLGACLFASLLFSTKTHAQALENSHFKAGITAYQANDLPLAHKEFLIAAKDGHVDSQFNLGLMFENGIGVSKDMAKALTWYEKAATQGNAAAQYNLGVLYENGRGTKVDFAKANEWYRKASVQGDAWAIGNLGMLYIRGDGVKENKVAGVALLLQSVTLDSSPQNQAKTNISTTRGLSVDMIKGAQALSDEFSEAKNLLVPLDKYLQQSIKSPKK; encoded by the coding sequence ATGAAACTTTTTAAACCACAAATCTTTACTTTGGGTGCTTGCCTATTTGCAAGTTTGCTCTTTAGCACAAAAACTCATGCACAAGCACTGGAAAATAGCCATTTTAAGGCGGGAATTACGGCTTATCAAGCCAATGACCTACCACTCGCTCACAAGGAATTTCTCATCGCCGCCAAAGATGGTCACGTCGACTCTCAATTCAATTTGGGCTTAATGTTTGAAAATGGTATTGGCGTCAGCAAAGATATGGCGAAAGCCCTTACTTGGTATGAAAAAGCCGCTACTCAGGGCAATGCTGCCGCGCAATACAATCTTGGTGTACTCTACGAAAATGGTCGTGGAACTAAAGTTGACTTTGCCAAAGCCAATGAATGGTATCGTAAAGCCTCCGTCCAAGGGGATGCTTGGGCCATCGGCAATCTAGGCATGCTGTATATTCGTGGTGATGGTGTGAAAGAAAACAAAGTTGCCGGTGTCGCCTTACTTTTACAGTCCGTCACACTGGATTCTTCACCTCAAAACCAAGCGAAAACAAATATAAGTACGACCCGCGGCCTCTCGGTCGATATGATCAAAGGAGCCCAAGCCCTCTCCGATGAATTTTCTGAAGCGAAAAATCTACTCGTACCACTCGATAAATATTTACAGCAATCAATCAAAAGCCCAAAGAAATAA
- a CDS encoding Dabb family protein: MYKVIIILMVVIMSSCSTLENQAKPQVQHIVMCWLKPGASQTEFIQAVKGLKKIEEVQNVSIGTKLESVEPVADNTFDISFIVTFKNNDDLKVYLDHPKHVEAVKTTLKPALAKVVVYDFQEL; this comes from the coding sequence ATGTATAAAGTAATAATAATTTTAATGGTCGTCATTATGAGCTCATGTTCCACTCTAGAAAATCAAGCGAAGCCGCAAGTTCAACATATTGTCATGTGCTGGTTAAAGCCCGGTGCCTCACAGACCGAATTTATCCAAGCAGTCAAAGGTCTTAAAAAAATTGAAGAAGTACAAAATGTTTCTATTGGTACAAAATTAGAGAGTGTGGAACCCGTCGCTGACAATACTTTCGATATCTCCTTCATCGTCACTTTCAAAAATAACGACGATCTAAAAGTCTACCTCGATCATCCCAAGCACGTCGAAGCCGTGAAGACTACACTAAAACCTGCCCTCGCCAAAGTCGTCGTCTACGACTTCCAGGAATTATAA
- a CDS encoding helix-turn-helix domain-containing protein, whose protein sequence is MYRLDTPDEVALNLAQRMKSRRLALAWKQQTLAERSGVSLASLRRFEKSGLISLESLLKLAFALDHLDDFENIFKAPLAQSLKDLEVREDKPQRGRL, encoded by the coding sequence ATGTATAGATTAGATACTCCAGATGAAGTGGCTTTGAATTTAGCTCAGAGAATGAAATCTAGGCGCTTAGCTCTGGCTTGGAAGCAGCAAACCTTAGCTGAACGCTCTGGAGTGAGTTTGGCGTCCTTGCGTCGTTTTGAGAAAAGTGGTCTTATTTCTCTTGAGTCGTTATTGAAGCTAGCCTTTGCTCTCGATCACTTAGATGATTTCGAGAATATATTTAAAGCTCCTTTAGCACAGAGTCTGAAAGATTTGGAAGTTCGTGAAGATAAACCGCAGCGGGGGCGCTTATGA